Proteins encoded in a region of the Streptococcus sanguinis genome:
- a CDS encoding Cof-type HAD-IIB family hydrolase → MTKKVIAVDLDGTLLDSNSNLSDFTKETIKKISKKGHKVIITTGRPYRMALKYYKELELNTPMINFNGSLTHIPEKKWDFEKSLTLDKSFLLDMVKRRDEIEADFIAGEYRNKFYITNPNEEIADPKLFGIDAFKPENQFQANLVTENPNAILLQTRAADKYALAEEMNAFYQHELSINSWGGPLNILECAPKGVNKAFALQYLLNILNVDRKNLIAFGDEQNDTEMLSFAGTGYAMKNANTDLLPYADQQLSLTNDQDGVAHELNKLFL, encoded by the coding sequence ATGACAAAAAAAGTAATCGCTGTGGACTTGGACGGAACCTTGCTGGATTCTAACAGCAATCTGTCTGACTTCACCAAAGAAACTATCAAAAAAATTTCCAAAAAGGGCCACAAGGTCATTATCACAACAGGCCGGCCCTACCGCATGGCTTTGAAATATTATAAAGAATTAGAGCTCAATACGCCCATGATCAACTTCAATGGCTCTTTGACTCATATTCCAGAAAAGAAATGGGACTTTGAAAAATCGCTAACGCTGGATAAATCCTTTCTGCTGGATATGGTTAAGCGCAGGGATGAGATTGAAGCGGATTTCATTGCTGGCGAATACCGCAATAAGTTCTACATCACCAATCCCAATGAAGAAATCGCTGATCCCAAGCTCTTTGGCATCGATGCTTTCAAGCCTGAAAACCAGTTTCAAGCCAATCTGGTAACGGAGAATCCTAACGCCATTCTCCTGCAGACGCGAGCAGCTGACAAATATGCTTTGGCAGAGGAAATGAATGCTTTTTACCAGCATGAACTTTCTATCAACTCTTGGGGCGGCCCACTCAACATCCTCGAGTGTGCTCCCAAGGGTGTCAATAAGGCCTTTGCCCTTCAGTATCTGCTTAATATTCTCAATGTAGACCGTAAAAATCTGATTGCCTTTGGCGATGAGCAAAATGATACTGAGATGCTGTCCTTTGCTGGCACTGGCTATGCCATGAAAAATGCTAATACTGACCTTCTTCCATACGCTGACCAGCAGTTATCTTTGACCAATGACCAAGATGGCGTCGCCCACGAGCTAAACAAACTCTTTTTATAA
- a CDS encoding DUF1361 domain-containing protein: MRKPIMIHALFLMIAFFIYIQSLNGGPTYLIWNMTLALISYDAAILTLLFKKQKWVYPLLFLLWLLFFPNTFYMITDLIHMTWVTDVLSKPSVFLLFLAFVSSILFGVFCGMESWYVIKERWKFNWYLDLLLMAALSAVSSMAIYIGRYDRLNSWDLLLHPQLVLQKLLQTLQPDRLPFILGFAFLQFMSLVFLMRDNKK; this comes from the coding sequence ATGCGTAAACCAATCATGATTCATGCTCTTTTTCTGATGATTGCCTTTTTTATCTATATCCAATCTCTAAATGGCGGTCCGACCTATCTCATCTGGAATATGACCTTGGCCTTAATCAGCTATGATGCAGCTATCTTGACACTTTTATTCAAGAAGCAGAAGTGGGTATATCCTCTTCTTTTCCTGCTGTGGTTGCTTTTCTTCCCCAACACTTTCTATATGATCACTGATTTGATTCATATGACTTGGGTGACAGATGTTCTGAGTAAGCCAAGTGTTTTCCTGCTCTTTTTAGCTTTTGTTTCCAGTATTTTATTCGGAGTTTTCTGTGGTATGGAGAGCTGGTATGTCATCAAGGAACGCTGGAAGTTTAACTGGTATTTGGACTTGTTGCTGATGGCAGCTCTGTCGGCTGTGTCCAGTATGGCTATCTACATAGGACGTTATGATCGTCTCAATAGCTGGGATTTATTGCTTCATCCTCAGCTAGTTCTACAGAAGCTCTTGCAAACTTTGCAGCCTGATCGTCTGCCTTTCATTCTTGGATTTGCCTTTTTGCAGTTTATGAGTTTGGTATTTCTGATGAGAGATAATAAAAAATAA
- a CDS encoding NCS2 family permease, producing MDKFFKLTEKGTDVRTEVLAGLTTFFAMSYILFVNPAMLAQTGMPKQGVFLATIIGAVAGTLMMAFFANLPYAQAPGMGLNAFFTFTVVFALGYTWQEALAMVFICGIISLIITLTKVRKMIIESIPGSLRAAISAGIGVFLAYVGIKNAGLLKFSIDPGNYTVAGKGADKAAAAITANSAATPGLVDFNNPAVIVALVGLAITIFFIVKNIKGGVILSILVTTVVAILVGLVDLSAIDFGQNNIGTAVSELGQIFGVAVGPKGLGALLADSTRWPQTCMAILAFSLTDIFDTIGTLIGTGEKVGIVATSGENHESEGLDKALYSDLIGTSIGAIAGTSNVTTYVESAAGIGAGGRTGLTALVVAICFAVSSFFSPLLAIVPNAATAPILIIVGIMMLASLKNIHWDDMTEAIPAFFTSIFMGFAYSITHGIAAGFITYTLVKIFKGQAKDVHSMIWILDLLFILNFVNLALN from the coding sequence ATGGATAAATTTTTCAAACTGACCGAAAAAGGGACAGATGTCCGGACAGAAGTTTTGGCTGGTCTGACGACTTTCTTTGCCATGTCCTACATTTTATTCGTCAATCCGGCCATGTTGGCTCAGACTGGTATGCCCAAGCAGGGTGTTTTCCTAGCTACGATTATCGGGGCTGTTGCCGGCACCTTAATGATGGCCTTCTTTGCCAACTTGCCTTATGCGCAGGCACCGGGTATGGGTCTGAATGCCTTTTTCACTTTTACGGTCGTCTTTGCCTTGGGCTACACTTGGCAGGAAGCCTTGGCTATGGTCTTTATCTGCGGGATTATTTCGCTCATTATCACTTTGACCAAGGTGCGTAAAATGATCATCGAGTCCATTCCTGGCTCCTTGCGCGCAGCAATTTCAGCAGGAATCGGGGTCTTTCTGGCCTATGTAGGTATTAAAAATGCTGGCTTGCTCAAGTTTTCAATCGATCCAGGCAATTATACAGTAGCTGGCAAGGGAGCAGATAAGGCTGCAGCGGCTATCACGGCTAATTCAGCAGCAACTCCCGGTCTGGTAGACTTTAATAATCCAGCTGTCATCGTAGCCTTGGTTGGTCTCGCCATCACAATCTTCTTTATCGTGAAAAATATCAAGGGTGGTGTTATCCTATCCATCCTAGTAACGACTGTGGTAGCTATTCTGGTTGGCTTGGTTGATTTGTCAGCTATTGACTTTGGGCAGAATAACATTGGCACTGCTGTTAGTGAATTGGGACAGATTTTTGGGGTGGCAGTAGGTCCGAAAGGTCTGGGTGCCCTCTTAGCAGATTCGACTCGCTGGCCTCAGACATGTATGGCTATTCTGGCTTTCTCCTTGACAGATATTTTTGATACCATTGGTACCTTGATCGGTACAGGTGAAAAGGTCGGGATTGTGGCAACTTCTGGGGAAAACCATGAATCAGAAGGTTTGGATAAGGCTCTTTACTCGGACCTCATCGGAACCTCTATTGGCGCCATTGCTGGAACCTCTAACGTGACGACTTATGTGGAGTCTGCAGCTGGTATCGGAGCTGGCGGCCGAACAGGTCTGACCGCCTTGGTCGTAGCTATCTGCTTCGCAGTGTCAAGCTTCTTTAGCCCACTCTTGGCTATTGTTCCTAATGCTGCAACTGCACCGATTCTCATTATTGTTGGGATTATGATGCTGGCTAGTCTGAAGAATATCCATTGGGATGATATGACAGAAGCCATTCCGGCTTTCTTTACTTCTATTTTTATGGGATTTGCCTATTCTATCACTCACGGGATAGCAGCTGGGTTTATTACCTACACCTTGGTCAAAATCTTCAAAGGTCAAGCCAAGGATGTGCATTCTATGATTTGGATTTTGGATCTTCTATTTATTTTGAATTTCGTAAATCTGGCTTTAAATTAG
- the tsaE gene encoding tRNA (adenosine(37)-N6)-threonylcarbamoyltransferase complex ATPase subunit type 1 TsaE, with amino-acid sequence MFSHNEEELIQWGQRLGTLLQAGDVLVLTGDLGAGKTTFTKGLALGLGISQMIKSPTYTIVREYEGRLPLYHLDVYRIGDDPDSIDLDDFLFGEGVTVIEWGELLGENLPEDYLKLSLLKKEDGRELVFEAKGKRAQELLEELQND; translated from the coding sequence ATGTTTAGTCATAATGAGGAAGAATTAATCCAGTGGGGTCAGCGTCTGGGCACATTGCTTCAGGCGGGAGACGTACTGGTTTTAACGGGAGATTTAGGAGCAGGGAAGACAACCTTTACTAAGGGTCTGGCTCTAGGTTTGGGTATCAGTCAGATGATTAAAAGTCCAACCTATACCATTGTTCGGGAATATGAGGGGCGCTTGCCACTCTATCATCTGGATGTCTATCGCATTGGAGACGATCCAGACTCCATTGATTTGGATGACTTTCTCTTCGGGGAAGGCGTGACGGTCATTGAATGGGGGGAGCTGCTGGGAGAAAATCTGCCTGAAGACTATCTCAAATTAAGCCTCTTGAAAAAGGAAGATGGGCGTGAATTGGTTTTTGAAGCCAAAGGAAAGCGAGCTCAAGAGTTGCTTGAGGAACTGCAGAATGACTGA
- a CDS encoding GNAT family N-acetyltransferase — MTEYELCLREAEKTDAAELIAFLNQVGSESDYMTLDEAGILMNQEEMASFIEHQAASSNQLYLLALLNGEIAGLVSITADFHERIRHIGQVFVVVKKAFWNQGLGRILLEEALTWAEDSQDIRRLELSVQVKNERAVHLYKDLGFEIEGLQKRGAYLKEGIFLDVYLMGKLID, encoded by the coding sequence ATGACTGAATATGAATTATGCTTGCGTGAAGCGGAAAAAACGGATGCTGCTGAGCTGATTGCCTTCCTCAATCAGGTTGGGTCTGAGTCAGATTATATGACGCTGGATGAAGCTGGAATTTTGATGAATCAAGAGGAGATGGCTTCATTCATTGAGCATCAGGCTGCTTCTAGTAATCAGCTTTATCTGTTGGCGCTTTTAAATGGTGAGATTGCTGGCCTAGTCAGCATCACAGCTGATTTCCATGAGCGAATTCGCCATATTGGTCAAGTCTTTGTCGTGGTGAAGAAGGCTTTCTGGAACCAAGGACTGGGACGCATATTGCTGGAAGAGGCACTGACTTGGGCAGAAGATTCTCAGGATATTAGACGTTTGGAGCTGAGCGTTCAGGTTAAAAATGAACGAGCGGTTCATCTTTATAAAGATTTAGGATTTGAAATTGAAGGCTTACAAAAAAGAGGAGCCTATTTAAAAGAAGGGATATTTCTTGATGTTTACCTGATGGGTAAACTGATAGACTAA
- the brpA gene encoding biofilm formation/cell division transcriptional regulator BrpA, which translates to MFKKIIMMFLSLLVVTTAGIGTYAWTIYGQSTDELSKTYKGLGNETDVISATKPMTILLMGVDTGSGSREDTWVGNSDTMILLSVNPKTKKTVMMSLERDILTQIDENGQTVEAKLNAAYATGGAELAISTIEGLMNIHIDRYVMINMQGLVQLVDAVGGIEVNNTFDFPISIEDNEPEYTAKVEPGKQTINGDQALVYARMRYQDPEGDYGRQKRQREVIKKVVEKVLSLNSVSHYQAILKAVSSNMQTNIALDSKSIPQLLGYQDAFKNIKSEQLRGEDATLPDGGSYQLVTSEHLLSMQNLIRKSLGLDTVKSLKTNAVLYEDIMGGNSLRSSNSSSASSSTESNSNYVPPYSQPTYNNGYENYSYPTTDTTVGTTNTTPVAPAASSAPAADVSVSAPQSQPVVNATTE; encoded by the coding sequence ATGTTTAAAAAGATTATAATGATGTTTCTTAGCCTCCTTGTCGTAACGACAGCTGGTATCGGTACTTATGCTTGGACAATCTATGGTCAGTCAACAGATGAGCTGTCCAAGACTTATAAGGGCTTGGGAAATGAGACAGATGTCATTTCTGCGACTAAGCCCATGACCATTTTGCTGATGGGTGTAGATACAGGGAGCGGATCCCGCGAGGATACTTGGGTCGGGAACAGCGATACCATGATTCTCTTGAGTGTCAATCCCAAGACTAAGAAAACAGTCATGATGAGTTTGGAACGTGATATTCTGACTCAGATTGATGAGAACGGTCAGACAGTTGAAGCCAAGCTGAATGCAGCCTATGCGACAGGCGGAGCAGAGTTAGCCATTTCGACTATTGAGGGCTTGATGAATATCCACATCGACCGCTATGTGATGATCAATATGCAGGGCTTGGTTCAGTTAGTAGACGCAGTAGGTGGTATTGAGGTCAATAATACCTTTGACTTCCCAATTTCTATTGAGGATAATGAGCCGGAGTATACTGCTAAGGTTGAGCCTGGCAAGCAAACCATCAATGGTGATCAGGCGCTTGTCTATGCTCGCATGCGCTATCAGGATCCAGAGGGTGACTATGGCCGCCAAAAGCGTCAACGTGAAGTAATTAAGAAAGTGGTTGAAAAAGTTCTCAGTCTCAACAGTGTCAGCCATTATCAGGCTATTTTAAAAGCTGTCAGCAGCAATATGCAGACCAATATCGCGCTTGATTCAAAAAGCATTCCCCAACTGCTAGGCTATCAGGATGCCTTTAAGAACATCAAGTCTGAGCAGCTGCGTGGAGAAGATGCGACCTTGCCTGACGGTGGAAGCTATCAGCTGGTGACGTCAGAGCATTTGCTGAGCATGCAGAATCTAATCCGTAAGTCTCTGGGCTTGGACACAGTTAAGAGTCTGAAGACCAATGCTGTTCTCTATGAAGATATTATGGGCGGCAACAGTCTAAGAAGCAGCAATAGCAGCAGTGCGTCTAGCAGTACAGAAAGCAATAGTAACTACGTGCCTCCTTATAGTCAGCCAACTTATAATAATGGCTATGAGAATTACTCTTATCCGACGACAGATACAACAGTTGGAACTACGAATACGACTCCAGTTGCTCCAGCGGCTTCCTCCGCCCCAGCGGCAGATGTCAGTGTCAGCGCTCCGCAAAGTCAGCCAGTAGTCAATGCGACTACAGAGTAA
- a CDS encoding HIT family protein, producing the protein MADCIFCKIIAGEIPSSKVYEDEKVLAFLDISQVTPGHTLVVPKEHFRNVLDMDADSTSQLFARVPDIARKVMKATGAAGMNIINNNEEIAGQTVFHTHVHLAPRYSDADDLKITFEAHEPDFPALAELAEKIAQA; encoded by the coding sequence ATGGCTGATTGTATTTTTTGTAAAATTATTGCTGGAGAAATCCCTTCTTCAAAAGTCTATGAAGACGAGAAAGTCCTTGCTTTTCTGGATATTTCCCAGGTAACACCAGGTCATACCTTGGTTGTCCCTAAAGAGCATTTCCGAAATGTGCTGGATATGGATGCCGACAGCACCAGTCAGCTCTTTGCTCGCGTACCTGACATTGCCCGTAAGGTGATGAAAGCCACAGGTGCAGCTGGTATGAATATCATCAACAACAACGAAGAAATTGCTGGACAGACTGTCTTTCATACCCATGTGCATTTGGCACCACGCTACAGTGATGCAGATGACCTCAAGATTACTTTCGAAGCCCACGAGCCAGACTTCCCAGCTCTGGCCGAATTAGCTGAGAAGATTGCGCAAGCTTAA
- a CDS encoding ABC transporter ATP-binding protein codes for MLEIKELTGGYVNIPVLKDVSFEVGNGQLVGLIGLNGAGKSTTINEIIGLLTPYKGQIQIDGLELRTNPSDYRKKIGFIPETPSLYEELTLREHIETVAMAYDIEQETAFMRVGKLLEMFRLKEKLDWFPVHFSKGMKQKVMIICAFVVDPSLFIVDEPFLGLDPVAIADLIQLLEEEKKKGKSILMSTHVLDSAEKMCDSFVILHKGQVRAKGSLTELRAQFQMPDASLNDIYLALTEEAAL; via the coding sequence ATGTTAGAAATCAAAGAGCTTACGGGCGGCTATGTTAATATCCCGGTTTTAAAGGATGTCAGCTTTGAAGTGGGCAATGGCCAGCTGGTTGGTCTGATTGGTCTCAACGGTGCGGGCAAGTCCACGACTATCAATGAGATTATTGGTCTTCTGACGCCTTATAAGGGGCAGATTCAGATTGATGGACTGGAGTTGCGGACCAATCCCAGCGATTATCGCAAGAAAATCGGTTTTATCCCGGAAACGCCTAGTCTCTATGAAGAATTGACCCTGCGCGAGCACATTGAGACGGTAGCCATGGCATACGACATTGAACAAGAAACAGCTTTTATGCGCGTGGGTAAGCTACTGGAAATGTTCCGACTCAAGGAAAAACTGGATTGGTTCCCTGTTCACTTTTCAAAAGGGATGAAGCAAAAAGTGATGATTATCTGTGCTTTTGTAGTTGATCCCAGCCTTTTTATTGTGGATGAGCCTTTTCTGGGTCTGGATCCGGTAGCGATTGCAGACCTTATCCAGCTCTTGGAGGAGGAAAAGAAGAAGGGCAAGTCGATTCTGATGAGCACCCATGTTCTGGACTCTGCCGAGAAGATGTGCGATAGTTTTGTAATTCTGCACAAGGGTCAAGTGCGGGCCAAGGGCAGCTTGACTGAGTTGCGGGCTCAATTTCAAATGCCGGATGCTAGTCTGAATGACATCTATCTAGCCCTGACAGAAGAGGCAGCGCTATGA
- a CDS encoding ABC transporter permease: MKELFAKRKQDFRQQCLKYLRYVFNDHFVLFLLIFMGFLGVQYSQLLRHFPTNHLPIIASLVILSLFILPFGRIATYLEKPDALFFLVREAEVRAFIKAQILRSYLLYAVLQTGILLLLAPLFLALGLPVWGFGLYCLLMLVLKWFLFQAKAKKFFTENGLDWQALIAYEAARKQTILRFFALFTNVKGISNSVKRRAYLDGLTRLLGKQHSKTWQNLFLRSYLRNGDFFALTLRLLFLALLALVFVSQAWIAAAFAVLFNYLLVFQLTALYEAFDYQFLTQLFPIERGEKLKGARQIITSIGSSVLLAEVLTALLFFQDKTAVLAMLGATALLYLFYLPFKLRRLVD; the protein is encoded by the coding sequence ATGAAAGAATTATTTGCCAAACGAAAACAGGATTTTCGTCAGCAGTGTTTGAAATACCTGCGCTATGTTTTTAATGATCATTTCGTGCTCTTTCTGCTGATTTTTATGGGATTTTTAGGTGTTCAGTACAGTCAGCTTTTGCGACATTTTCCGACCAACCACCTACCCATTATTGCCAGTCTGGTTATTCTATCGCTCTTTATCTTGCCTTTTGGACGGATTGCGACCTATCTGGAAAAGCCGGATGCTCTCTTTTTCTTGGTCAGAGAAGCAGAAGTCAGAGCTTTTATCAAGGCTCAGATTCTACGTTCCTATCTCTTGTATGCAGTCTTACAGACTGGAATCTTGCTATTGTTAGCCCCGCTTTTTCTGGCTCTGGGATTGCCCGTTTGGGGCTTCGGGCTCTACTGTCTCCTTATGCTAGTCTTGAAATGGTTTTTGTTTCAGGCTAAGGCCAAGAAGTTCTTTACTGAAAATGGCTTGGACTGGCAGGCGCTAATCGCTTATGAGGCAGCCCGAAAGCAAACTATTCTGCGCTTCTTTGCTCTCTTTACCAATGTCAAGGGCATTTCAAACAGTGTCAAGCGCCGGGCTTATCTGGATGGTTTGACGAGACTTTTGGGCAAGCAGCATAGCAAGACCTGGCAGAATCTCTTTTTGCGCTCTTACTTGCGAAATGGAGACTTTTTTGCTCTAACCTTGAGACTGCTCTTTTTGGCTCTTTTGGCCTTGGTTTTTGTCAGTCAAGCTTGGATTGCTGCTGCTTTTGCGGTCTTGTTCAATTACCTCTTAGTCTTCCAGCTGACGGCCTTGTACGAAGCTTTTGACTATCAGTTTTTGACCCAGCTTTTTCCGATAGAAAGAGGGGAAAAGCTGAAGGGAGCAAGACAAATTATCACTTCGATTGGCAGCAGTGTTCTCTTGGCTGAAGTGCTGACTGCTCTGCTATTTTTCCAAGACAAGACAGCAGTGCTGGCCATGCTGGGAGCGACTGCCCTACTCTATCTGTTCTATCTGCCGTTTAAGTTACGGAGATTGGTTGACTAA
- the ccrZ gene encoding cell cycle regulator CcrZ: MDLVDNELTLTPIAGKSGKAYMGTYPDGGRVFVKMNTTPILAGLAREQIAPQLLWSRRMPDGNVMSGQEWLSGTILTPNDMSKKQVINILTRLHRSRPLMTQLTKLGYTLETPTDLLNAWLNQVPLALRNNQYLQSVIRDLRQTVPAFREDYATIVHGDVRHSNWVETDSGLIYLVDWDSVRLTDRMMDVAHILSHYVPDSGWQEWLSAYGYKYNQTVFNKLYWFGQYSYLMQIAKYYENNDLENVNREIYALRNFRSKYGRGQ, translated from the coding sequence ATGGACTTGGTTGATAACGAGCTGACCCTGACACCGATAGCTGGTAAGAGCGGAAAGGCCTATATGGGGACTTATCCGGACGGGGGGCGCGTTTTCGTCAAGATGAATACAACCCCTATCTTAGCAGGCTTAGCTCGAGAACAAATCGCACCGCAGCTTTTGTGGAGCCGCCGGATGCCGGACGGCAACGTAATGAGCGGGCAGGAGTGGCTTTCAGGCACTATTCTGACCCCAAATGATATGTCCAAAAAGCAAGTAATCAATATTTTGACACGGCTGCATCGCTCGCGCCCATTGATGACGCAGCTGACCAAGCTGGGCTATACTTTGGAAACGCCGACTGATTTGCTGAATGCTTGGCTCAATCAAGTGCCGCTTGCTTTGAGGAATAATCAATATCTGCAATCAGTTATCCGCGACCTACGCCAGACAGTACCAGCCTTTCGTGAGGACTACGCGACCATCGTGCATGGAGATGTGCGCCACAGCAACTGGGTAGAGACCGACAGCGGGCTTATTTACTTGGTGGATTGGGATTCTGTGCGCCTGACAGACAGGATGATGGATGTAGCACATATTTTAAGCCATTATGTGCCTGATTCAGGTTGGCAAGAGTGGCTGAGTGCTTATGGCTATAAATATAATCAGACTGTTTTCAATAAGCTATACTGGTTTGGACAGTATTCTTATCTGATGCAGATTGCTAAATACTATGAAAACAATGATTTAGAAAATGTGAACCGGGAGATTTACGCATTACGAAACTTCCGTTCTAAATACGGAAGAGGACAATGA
- the trmB gene encoding tRNA (guanosine(46)-N7)-methyltransferase TrmB, protein MRVRNRKGATELLEAHPQYVILNPADAKGRWQEIFGNDHPIHIEVGSGKGAFVSGMAKANPDINYIGIDIQKSVLSYALDKVLATDVPNIKLLWVDGSDLTDYFEDGEIDRLYLNFSDPWPKKRHEKRRLTYQSFLATYQQILPENGEIHFKTDNRGLFEYSLVSFSQYGMKLKGVWLDLHASDFEDNVLTEYEQKFANKGQVIYRVEAAFE, encoded by the coding sequence ATGAGAGTAAGGAATCGTAAGGGAGCGACGGAACTGCTAGAGGCGCATCCCCAGTATGTGATTTTAAATCCAGCAGACGCCAAGGGCAGATGGCAGGAGATTTTTGGCAATGATCATCCAATTCATATCGAAGTTGGCAGCGGCAAAGGAGCCTTTGTGTCCGGTATGGCCAAGGCCAATCCAGATATTAACTACATCGGGATTGATATCCAGAAATCGGTCCTCAGCTATGCCTTGGACAAGGTGCTGGCAACGGATGTGCCCAATATCAAGCTACTCTGGGTGGATGGTTCGGATCTGACTGATTATTTTGAAGATGGCGAGATTGACCGCCTCTATCTAAACTTTTCAGATCCTTGGCCTAAGAAACGTCATGAAAAGCGCCGTCTGACCTATCAGTCCTTTCTGGCGACCTATCAGCAGATTCTTCCAGAAAATGGAGAAATCCACTTCAAAACGGACAATCGTGGTCTTTTTGAGTATAGCCTAGTTAGCTTTTCACAGTATGGTATGAAGTTAAAGGGCGTGTGGTTGGATTTGCATGCCAGCGACTTCGAGGACAATGTCCTGACTGAGTATGAGCAGAAATTTGCTAACAAGGGACAAGTCATCTACCGGGTGGAAGCAGCATTTGAATAA
- the rimP gene encoding ribosome maturation factor RimP has product MRRCRHIATIVELVREVIEPAILAPYELVDIEYGKMGGDYVLSVFVDKPEGITVNDTADLTDIISPLLDQIKPDPFPEQYFLEVTSPGLERPLKTKEQLADAVGSYIHVSIYKAVDKQKVFEGTLLSFEEDVLHMEYLDKTRRKEVEIPYSLVSKARLAVKF; this is encoded by the coding sequence GTGAGGAGGTGTCGTCATATCGCAACGATTGTTGAATTGGTGAGGGAGGTTATTGAACCAGCCATTCTGGCCCCCTATGAATTAGTCGATATTGAGTACGGAAAGATGGGCGGGGACTATGTTCTCAGTGTCTTTGTAGATAAGCCTGAGGGCATTACGGTCAATGATACAGCGGATTTGACGGATATTATTAGTCCGCTCTTGGATCAAATCAAACCAGATCCCTTCCCGGAACAGTATTTTCTGGAAGTGACCAGTCCTGGCTTGGAGCGCCCACTCAAGACCAAGGAACAGCTAGCCGATGCAGTCGGCAGCTATATCCATGTCAGTATCTATAAGGCTGTTGACAAGCAGAAAGTCTTTGAAGGAACCTTGCTGAGCTTTGAAGAGGATGTTCTGCACATGGAATATCTGGACAAGACTCGCAGAAAAGAAGTCGAAATTCCCTACAGTCTGGTTTCCAAAGCCAGATTAGCCGTTAAGTTTTAG
- the rnpM gene encoding RNase P modulator RnpM: MAKTRKIPLRKSVVSNEVIDKRDLLRIVKNKEGQVFIDPTGKANGRGAYIKLDNQEALQAKKKRVFNRSFSMEVDEAFYDELIAYVDHKVKRRELGLE, translated from the coding sequence ATGGCAAAAACAAGAAAAATCCCTTTAAGAAAATCAGTGGTGTCCAACGAAGTGATTGACAAGCGCGATTTATTGCGGATTGTCAAGAACAAGGAAGGTCAAGTCTTTATCGATCCGACAGGCAAGGCCAACGGCCGTGGAGCCTATATCAAGCTGGACAATCAAGAAGCCCTTCAAGCTAAGAAGAAGCGGGTCTTTAACCGCAGCTTCAGTATGGAAGTGGATGAGGCTTTCTATGATGAGCTAATCGCCTATGTCGATCACAAGGTCAAAAGAAGAGAGTTAGGTCTTGAATAA
- a CDS encoding YlxQ-related RNA-binding protein encodes MNKEKLANLLGLAQRAGRIISGEELTVKAIQEGKAHLVFLAQDAAPNLSKKITDKSRYYQVEVSTVFSTLELSSAIGKARKVLAVTDAGFTKKMRSLM; translated from the coding sequence TTGAATAAAGAGAAACTTGCAAATTTGCTGGGACTGGCTCAGCGGGCTGGCCGCATCATTTCTGGTGAGGAGCTGACCGTCAAAGCTATCCAGGAGGGAAAAGCACATCTGGTCTTTTTGGCCCAGGATGCAGCTCCTAATCTCAGCAAGAAAATCACTGATAAAAGTCGTTACTACCAAGTAGAAGTATCAACCGTGTTTTCAACACTGGAATTAAGCTCTGCCATTGGCAAGGCCAGAAAAGTGCTTGCCGTGACAGATGCTGGTTTTACAAAGAAAATGAGGTCTCTTATGTAA